The Bacteroidota bacterium genome includes a region encoding these proteins:
- a CDS encoding T9SS type A sorting domain-containing protein yields MKNLLSLLLFGPFAGFYSFAQAPDIIWQKCFGGMFGESAKEIKQTPDSGFIIFGGSSGIDGDVTEASEFGDYWVIKIDSNLNIEWQKSVGGSSFEFGESGIISIDSGYLMLGQTSSSDGDVSDPMGSQDFWLVKFSQTGEFLWDRSYGGSGDESGKCIITTQEGGYIMAGSTDFSYDGDVSGNHGGDDFWIVKLNADAIIEWQKCYGGSNNDYANSIAQTPEGGYIIAGRSESSDGDVSDNYGSVDFWIVKIDSLGNIEWEKNYGGTGYEIATSVKPTQDGGYIVTGETDSNNGDVSGFHGGPSDWWVLKLDSVGAIEWQLPLGGSNGEESEVVINIVDSGYLVAGYAISDNMDLTGNYGASDFWVVKLNLTGVLEWQKNFGSSEVEHAYDMISTTNGDLVVAGYTTGNDFDVSGYHGPIGYGGDVWIVKLGYCNTVFYADADGDGFGDIDIDSIACNIPAGFVADSSDCDDTNNLIFPTATDICNTIDDNCNGLTDEDATAFHWFMDADDDGYGDVLIDSVSCFTLSDFVLDSTDCDDTNILINAAATEICNAIDDNCNIDIDEGLIFYTFFVDADGDGFGNADVYLISCFEEFAGYVLDSSDCNDSNNMIYPGATEFCNYLDDDCDGIVDDNLTYIHSFEDADTDDYGNIEVDSLSCDLPEGFVENNSDCDDTNPEIYPGAPEILNGADDDCNGYNDEGLQTNNILLSQLNIYPNPASEMLYIEYSGNEHYTIEIVNVTGSIIYSDTKLLDTQTINISKFASGAYIIKIQTASGEVSVVFVKN; encoded by the coding sequence ATGAAAAATCTGTTATCCTTATTGTTATTTGGCCCTTTTGCAGGATTCTATAGCTTTGCACAGGCTCCGGATATTATTTGGCAGAAGTGTTTTGGCGGTATGTTTGGTGAAAGCGCTAAAGAAATTAAACAGACTCCGGATAGCGGTTTTATCATATTTGGTGGCTCTTCAGGTATAGACGGAGATGTTACCGAAGCAAGTGAATTTGGGGATTATTGGGTAATAAAGATTGATTCTAACCTTAATATTGAATGGCAAAAGTCAGTTGGAGGCTCTTCCTTTGAATTTGGTGAATCCGGCATTATTTCTATTGACAGTGGTTATTTAATGCTTGGTCAAACTTCATCTTCTGATGGAGATGTTTCGGATCCAATGGGTAGCCAGGACTTTTGGCTGGTAAAATTTTCGCAAACAGGAGAATTTTTATGGGATAGGTCTTATGGAGGCAGTGGTGATGAATCAGGAAAATGTATTATTACTACTCAGGAGGGTGGTTATATAATGGCAGGATCTACAGATTTTTCTTATGATGGAGATGTTAGTGGAAATCATGGTGGTGATGATTTTTGGATTGTAAAGCTAAACGCAGATGCAATTATCGAGTGGCAAAAATGTTATGGAGGAAGCAATAACGATTATGCGAATTCTATCGCCCAAACGCCTGAAGGGGGATATATAATTGCCGGGAGATCGGAATCCTCTGATGGAGATGTATCCGATAATTATGGATCTGTAGATTTTTGGATAGTCAAAATTGATTCTTTGGGAAATATCGAATGGGAAAAAAATTATGGAGGAACAGGGTACGAAATTGCCACCTCGGTTAAACCCACACAGGATGGCGGTTACATCGTTACTGGGGAAACCGATTCAAATAATGGTGACGTGTCGGGATTTCACGGAGGGCCGAGTGATTGGTGGGTGCTGAAATTGGATAGTGTTGGCGCTATAGAATGGCAGTTACCCTTAGGTGGTAGTAATGGAGAAGAATCAGAGGTTGTTATTAACATTGTGGATTCAGGTTATTTGGTAGCAGGTTACGCCATCTCAGATAATATGGATCTAACTGGAAATTACGGAGCATCTGATTTTTGGGTTGTTAAACTGAATTTAACCGGAGTATTGGAATGGCAAAAAAATTTCGGAAGTTCTGAAGTGGAACATGCTTATGACATGATTTCTACCACTAATGGCGATCTTGTAGTTGCGGGATATACCACGGGAAACGATTTTGATGTTTCGGGTTATCATGGGCCTATTGGTTATGGCGGTGACGTCTGGATTGTAAAACTCGGCTATTGTAATACGGTTTTTTATGCTGATGCCGATGGCGATGGTTTCGGAGATATTGATATTGATTCAATTGCATGCAATATACCTGCAGGTTTTGTTGCCGACAGCAGTGATTGTGATGATACCAATAATTTGATCTTTCCTACAGCAACAGATATTTGTAATACTATTGACGACAATTGCAATGGTTTAACAGATGAAGATGCAACTGCTTTTCATTGGTTTATGGATGCAGATGATGACGGATATGGAGATGTATTAATTGATTCTGTTTCCTGTTTTACTCTAAGTGATTTTGTATTGGATAGTACCGATTGTGATGATACCAATATTTTAATAAATGCTGCAGCAACGGAAATATGCAATGCAATTGATGATAATTGTAATATAGATATTGATGAGGGTTTAATTTTTTATACTTTTTTTGTTGATGCGGATGGGGATGGATTTGGTAATGCGGATGTGTATTTAATTTCTTGTTTTGAGGAATTTGCTGGTTATGTTTTGGACTCCAGTGATTGTAATGATTCAAATAATATGATCTATCCCGGAGCCACCGAATTTTGTAATTATCTTGATGATGATTGTGACGGAATTGTGGATGATAATTTAACCTATATTCATTCGTTTGAAGATGCCGATACTGATGATTACGGCAATATTGAAGTAGATTCACTCAGCTGCGACCTGCCTGAAGGTTTTGTTGAAAATAACAGCGATTGTGATGATACCAACCCTGAAATTTACCCAGGAGCACCTGAAATATTAAACGGAGCAGATGATGATTGTAATGGATATAATGATGAAGGTCTGCAAACAAATAATATTCTATTATCGCAATTAAATATTTATCCGAATCCGGCGAGTGAGATGTTATATATCGAATATTCCGGTAACGAACATTATACTATAGAGATCGTAAATGTTACAGGAAGTATTATTTATTCTGATACAAAACTTTTAGATACTCAAACAATCAACATAAGTAAATTTGCAAGTGGGGCCTATATTATAAAAATACAAACTGCAAGTGGAGAAGTATCTGTTGTGTTTGTGAAGAATTAA
- a CDS encoding carboxylate-amine ligase translates to MSSLYKDFTLGIEEEFQIIDPETRDLSHRRHHIIENGAKYDVDIKAEMHQSVVEVATSICKDMKDARNQVVQLRKIIAELADQDKLKIAAAGTHPFASWEEQLITNHPRYQEIVNEMQEAARSNLIFGLHVHIGMPSRDVAVYMMNSLRYFLPHIFALSTNSPFWEGRDTGFKSFRTKVFDKFPRTGIPDVFNDASHFDNFVALLVKTNCIDNGKKIWWDLRVHPYFNTIEFRMCDIPLRVDETLALAALMQAITAKLFKLSKSNIGWRNYDRALIQENKWRAARYGIGGKLIDFGKQEEVDTKDLVLEFLDFVDDVVDELGSREELENIKWMLNNGTGADRQLKTYYDNNRDFNKLVDFMIEESYVGL, encoded by the coding sequence ATGAGTAGTTTATATAAGGATTTTACATTAGGGATAGAAGAGGAATTTCAGATAATTGATCCTGAAACCCGCGACCTTTCACATCGTCGCCACCATATTATTGAGAACGGTGCGAAATACGATGTTGATATTAAAGCGGAGATGCATCAGAGTGTGGTTGAAGTTGCAACCAGTATTTGCAAGGATATGAAAGATGCGCGCAATCAGGTTGTTCAATTGCGAAAAATAATTGCTGAATTAGCCGATCAGGATAAATTAAAAATTGCAGCTGCGGGAACTCATCCTTTTGCATCATGGGAAGAACAATTAATTACAAATCATCCCCGTTATCAGGAAATTGTAAATGAAATGCAGGAAGCTGCACGAAGTAATTTAATTTTCGGATTACATGTGCATATTGGAATGCCATCGAGAGATGTTGCAGTGTATATGATGAATTCGCTGCGTTATTTTTTACCACATATTTTTGCATTGTCAACCAACTCGCCTTTTTGGGAAGGAAGAGATACCGGATTTAAATCGTTTCGCACAAAGGTATTTGATAAATTTCCACGCACGGGTATTCCGGATGTATTTAATGATGCAAGTCACTTCGATAATTTTGTTGCATTGTTGGTAAAAACAAATTGTATCGACAACGGTAAAAAAATATGGTGGGACCTTCGTGTACATCCTTATTTTAATACCATCGAATTCAGAATGTGTGACATACCGTTGCGTGTAGATGAAACACTTGCACTGGCTGCTTTAATGCAGGCAATAACCGCTAAATTATTCAAATTAAGTAAAAGCAATATCGGCTGGCGTAATTATGATCGCGCATTAATTCAGGAAAATAAATGGCGCGCCGCGCGTTACGGAATTGGCGGAAAATTAATTGATTTCGGAAAACAGGAAGAGGTGGATACCAAAGATCTTGTGCTCGAATTTTTAGATTTTGTAGATGATGTTGTTGATGAATTGGGAAGCCGCGAAGAACTCGAAAATATCAAGTGGATGCTGAATAATGGCACCGGTGCCGATCGTCAGTTAAAAACTTATTACGATAATAACAGAGACTTTAATAAGTTGGTGGATTTTATGATAGAAGAGAGTTATGTGGGGTTGTGA